A window from Exiguobacterium marinum DSM 16307 encodes these proteins:
- a CDS encoding globin family protein, with protein MKKKTLNKIVAPALALGLLVPVNAQAADHMPTASTPAGDLRATLDQLLSEHYVLAVTSMMKGYDEAADAAVADQALDQNALDMTPAISSIYGEEGGMKFEEIFRGHNDYSADFVEAAKSENKELRMEAEAEVDEFVEEFSTFLDAATEGNLPKDAAADALELHEDQVLSVFDNYVEGDYEEAYMTFREGYKHMFNISKALSGAIVTQMPDKFTTGADTPAVELRSTLNSLAGEHFALAAIGMQKGYDQAEDYDYVTWAEDQNTLDFKAAIASVYGDEGAAQFEKVWNSDHITAQGDIVAATLEGDEAKIEDARMKLDQFAVDFSTFLDAATEGNLPQAAGEEAIKQHEALVLDTFDQYVAGDAEAAWMSFREGYAFMFGVGETLGNAIVTQMPDKFEETMMPEEMPETGLGGAQEQSMNSLYAGLAVLGGILLAFVTLRKRKVSEQ; from the coding sequence ATGAAGAAGAAGACGTTAAACAAAATCGTAGCCCCGGCGCTTGCCTTAGGACTACTCGTACCAGTGAACGCACAAGCAGCAGACCACATGCCAACAGCGAGCACACCAGCAGGTGACCTTCGCGCGACACTCGACCAACTCTTATCTGAGCACTATGTATTAGCCGTCACATCGATGATGAAAGGTTATGACGAGGCAGCAGATGCTGCGGTCGCAGATCAAGCACTCGATCAAAACGCACTCGATATGACACCAGCCATTTCTTCTATCTATGGAGAAGAAGGTGGCATGAAGTTTGAAGAAATCTTCCGTGGTCACAACGACTACTCAGCCGACTTCGTCGAAGCTGCAAAATCAGAAAACAAAGAGTTACGCATGGAAGCTGAAGCTGAAGTTGATGAGTTCGTAGAAGAATTCTCAACATTCCTCGACGCAGCGACGGAAGGGAACTTACCGAAGGACGCAGCAGCTGATGCGCTTGAACTTCACGAAGACCAAGTCCTCTCTGTATTCGATAACTACGTCGAAGGAGATTACGAAGAAGCTTACATGACGTTCCGTGAAGGCTACAAGCACATGTTCAACATCAGTAAAGCCCTCTCAGGCGCAATCGTCACACAAATGCCTGACAAATTCACGACTGGAGCCGACACACCAGCTGTTGAACTCCGCTCAACATTGAACAGTCTCGCAGGTGAGCACTTCGCCCTCGCAGCAATCGGTATGCAAAAAGGCTACGATCAAGCAGAGGACTATGACTACGTAACATGGGCAGAAGACCAAAACACACTCGACTTCAAAGCAGCCATCGCTTCTGTATATGGTGACGAAGGTGCTGCACAGTTCGAAAAAGTATGGAACTCAGATCACATCACAGCACAAGGTGACATCGTCGCTGCTACACTTGAAGGTGACGAAGCGAAGATTGAAGATGCACGTATGAAACTCGACCAATTCGCTGTCGACTTCAGCACATTCCTCGATGCTGCAACAGAAGGTAACTTACCACAAGCTGCCGGTGAAGAAGCGATCAAACAGCACGAAGCGCTCGTACTCGACACGTTCGATCAATATGTCGCTGGCGATGCAGAAGCTGCTTGGATGTCATTCCGTGAAGGATATGCGTTCATGTTCGGTGTTGGTGAAACACTCGGTAACGCGATCGTGACACAAATGCCTGACAAGTTCGAAGAAACAATGATGCCTGAAGAGATGCCTGAAACTGGTCTCGGTGGTGCACAAGAACAATCAATGAACAGCCTCTACGCTGGATTAGCTGTACTTGGCGGAATCTTACTCGCCTTCGTAACGCTTCGCAAACGTAAAGTGTCTGAACAATAA
- a CDS encoding AraC family transcriptional regulator produces the protein MEIGFCGYSYHTTTYTFPFANLLDTYLIRLQTEGTARIVVNGETMITRPGDVLIVRPGDFYEMHVDTPASGDYHIFCTGHSMDTWWHATPRKRLYAITIDSRLLSLWQHITEEVRRPPSEQSAVLIETLVQALLLMLDRSIQDVHSHTRPPVVSRMMRFIEAHVTSEFKVSDVATAVDLSVSRTVHLFKEGTGMTIIEYAQSIRLQLAEEQMRYTKHSLETIAELSGFRSYPYFHRIFKRKFGVAPGVYRTLQQKNEKKIKKE, from the coding sequence ATGGAAATCGGCTTTTGTGGCTATTCGTACCATACAACGACTTATACTTTTCCATTCGCAAACTTACTCGATACGTATCTGATTCGCTTACAGACAGAGGGGACGGCTCGGATTGTGGTCAATGGGGAAACGATGATCACACGACCTGGTGACGTATTAATCGTCCGTCCGGGTGACTTCTATGAAATGCATGTCGATACACCCGCGAGCGGAGATTATCATATCTTTTGCACTGGACATTCGATGGATACATGGTGGCATGCGACTCCACGAAAACGACTGTATGCGATCACCATCGATTCCCGCCTACTTTCGCTATGGCAACACATTACAGAGGAAGTGCGTCGTCCACCATCTGAACAAAGTGCTGTACTAATTGAAACGCTCGTCCAAGCCCTTCTACTCATGCTCGATCGTTCGATTCAAGATGTGCATTCCCATACGCGACCTCCAGTCGTCTCTCGTATGATGCGCTTTATCGAAGCGCACGTCACGAGTGAGTTCAAAGTATCAGACGTCGCCACAGCGGTCGACCTCAGTGTTTCACGGACCGTTCACCTCTTTAAAGAAGGGACCGGGATGACCATCATCGAATATGCACAATCGATTCGGTTGCAGCTCGCCGAAGAGCAAATGCGCTATACAAAGCATTCGTTAGAAACGATTGCGGAACTATCTGGATTTCGAAGTTATCCATATTTCCACAGAATTTTCAAACGAAAATTTGGCGTCGCACCAGGGGTTTATCGGACACTTCAACAAAAAAACGAAAAAAAAATAAAAAAAGAGTGA